In Salisediminibacterium beveridgei, one DNA window encodes the following:
- a CDS encoding methyl-accepting chemotaxis protein has protein sequence MTSKQRELDGRNKMMVKLLWFAFLLGVASNFITGVNIEGILAFSGVGILAVLVLTVLVYRYPKTVHMIQYLVAVNFSIVIVAMVMTSPRLSNYLMVYVAIAFITLYHNSRSILFMTVIGFFLSNGFFVFYQDDMFFGAEMSMLFSLNVMYIVITSTLFAQAKIGERMEREKLGYVEQVNTSQQALQKMLDDVQKSIRQLAQFTDTLKQVVTRADRITADIVQSYEDMRQGVTASASSVEQIQGQVAETTEDIQEITDQFTVVQDRSEKTLTATKNGREKVETANQEMRRVYSGIEDQTGQIETLFKSSSEIEQILGTITGISEQTNLLALNASIEAARAGEHGKGFAVVADEVRKLAESSQQSTEQIAGILKELTDLIHQVRSGSDANYQAVKTSFDSSKEAVEHFQEIERYAEGSFSDLKTLEHNITELTSVFSMIQERTDDVTSFTEEAAASVEAVQQLVYDQEKQMTELSTQTDELEAMTNRLEALSDNMSSKSS, from the coding sequence TTGACGTCAAAACAAAGAGAACTTGACGGTCGTAACAAAATGATGGTGAAGCTGTTATGGTTTGCATTTTTGCTTGGGGTGGCCAGTAATTTTATTACAGGGGTCAATATCGAGGGGATCCTTGCCTTTTCCGGAGTCGGTATACTCGCTGTTTTGGTATTGACGGTACTGGTGTACAGGTATCCGAAAACAGTACATATGATTCAGTATCTCGTTGCGGTGAATTTCTCCATTGTGATTGTAGCCATGGTCATGACGTCACCGCGGTTATCCAACTATCTGATGGTCTATGTGGCCATTGCATTTATCACGCTTTATCACAACAGCCGGTCCATTTTATTCATGACGGTGATTGGCTTCTTTTTATCCAACGGCTTTTTTGTATTTTATCAAGATGACATGTTTTTCGGTGCAGAGATGAGCATGTTGTTCTCTCTGAATGTCATGTACATCGTGATTACCTCGACCCTGTTTGCCCAGGCAAAAATCGGTGAACGGATGGAACGGGAAAAACTGGGCTACGTTGAACAGGTCAATACGTCTCAACAGGCTTTACAAAAGATGCTCGATGACGTTCAAAAATCCATCCGGCAGCTGGCTCAGTTTACGGATACATTGAAGCAGGTTGTTACCCGGGCCGATCGCATCACAGCGGATATTGTCCAGAGTTATGAGGATATGAGGCAAGGTGTGACAGCGTCCGCATCAAGTGTGGAGCAGATACAGGGACAGGTGGCTGAAACAACCGAAGATATCCAGGAGATTACAGATCAGTTCACCGTCGTTCAGGATCGTTCGGAGAAAACTCTGACAGCCACCAAAAATGGCCGAGAAAAAGTGGAAACGGCGAATCAGGAAATGCGACGGGTTTACAGCGGTATTGAGGATCAGACCGGACAGATTGAAACACTGTTTAAAAGCAGCAGTGAAATCGAACAGATTCTGGGTACGATCACCGGGATTTCAGAACAGACCAATTTACTGGCCCTGAATGCATCCATTGAAGCTGCCCGGGCGGGAGAACACGGAAAAGGTTTTGCCGTCGTGGCAGATGAAGTTCGTAAACTTGCGGAATCCTCCCAGCAGTCGACAGAACAGATTGCCGGGATCTTAAAAGAGCTCACGGATCTGATCCATCAGGTGCGAAGTGGCTCTGATGCGAATTATCAAGCTGTGAAAACGAGCTTTGATTCCAGTAAGGAAGCGGTGGAACACTTCCAGGAAATCGAACGTTATGCGGAGGGAAGTTTTTCAGATCTGAAAACACTGGAACATAACATCACTGAACTCACCTCGGTCTTCAGTATGATCCAGGAACGGACGGATGACGTCACGTCATTTACTGAAGAAGCAGCCGCCTCAGTTGAAGCGGTTCAGCAGCTGGTCTATGATCAGGAAAAACAAATGACAGAATTGTCGACTCAGACGGATGAGCTTGAAGCCATGACGAACAGGCTTGAAGCCTTATCAGACAACATGTCCTCGAAGAGCTCCTGA
- the srrE gene encoding respiratory selenite reductase-associated lipoprotein SrrE has product MKHKWTGLLMGTLLLTATACNSEEASVMADEENNNGNGQEEETPVETDVFNDLMEMSAAYMEEPNFNLITGEELHNKTIFENPEDYFILDVRDTTTFIEGHIPGAVSIPFRVSGIEHLYVELPEDKTIYVVCFSGHTASQTVGMLNAAGYDAKALQFGMGGYAAGTGLGSDIPGGPADLPVVTTGYELTETYALPEVMSDADDMTAAAFEQSQVMLDKELPAVMGAPAVKELIDEGELDEYQLIDTRLEEHYSQGHVEEAANIPYNELFTEENLSLLDPDKMTIVIGYNGYDASQITRLLGQLDYKAAPLAYGMSIWSGDEEVVGDYLFDFSKVYDLPVTELKFDMDSGDVEAGCS; this is encoded by the coding sequence ATGAAACACAAATGGACAGGGTTGTTGATGGGGACATTGCTGTTGACAGCAACGGCCTGTAACAGCGAAGAAGCCAGTGTCATGGCCGATGAAGAAAACAACAATGGAAACGGTCAGGAAGAGGAAACACCGGTTGAAACAGACGTATTCAATGATCTGATGGAAATGTCGGCAGCGTATATGGAGGAGCCGAATTTTAATCTGATCACAGGTGAAGAACTACACAATAAAACCATCTTTGAAAATCCGGAAGACTATTTCATTCTCGACGTCAGGGATACGACAACGTTTATTGAAGGCCATATTCCAGGGGCAGTCAGTATACCGTTCAGAGTTTCAGGAATAGAGCATTTGTATGTGGAATTACCGGAAGACAAAACAATTTATGTCGTCTGTTTTTCAGGGCACACGGCCAGTCAGACGGTTGGCATGCTGAATGCAGCCGGCTATGATGCGAAAGCACTGCAATTTGGAATGGGCGGTTACGCAGCAGGAACCGGACTCGGTTCAGATATTCCTGGAGGACCTGCTGATTTACCGGTCGTCACAACGGGCTATGAGTTGACGGAAACGTATGCGTTGCCTGAGGTGATGAGTGATGCTGATGACATGACTGCAGCGGCGTTTGAACAATCTCAAGTCATGCTTGATAAGGAACTGCCGGCTGTGATGGGCGCGCCAGCAGTGAAAGAACTGATCGATGAAGGAGAGCTGGATGAGTATCAATTGATCGATACACGGCTTGAAGAGCATTACTCTCAGGGACATGTCGAAGAAGCGGCGAACATCCCTTATAACGAACTGTTTACAGAAGAGAACTTATCCTTACTCGATCCGGATAAGATGACGATCGTGATCGGTTATAACGGGTACGATGCCTCACAAATTACAAGATTACTCGGACAGCTTGATTACAAAGCAGCACCGCTTGCCTATGGCATGAGCATCTGGAGCGGTGATGAAGAGGTCGTTGGAGATTATCTGTTTGACTTCTCCAAGGTATACGATCTGCCGGTTACTGAATTGAAATTTGATATGGATTCTGGCGATGTTGAAGCAGGATGCAGCTAA